GACGCCGCCAAGCAGTGCGTGCGAGCGGCACTCGACGAGGGGATCACCACCTTCGACACAGCCGACGTGTACGCGGGCACCAAGGCGGAGGAGGTCCTTGGCCGCGCCCTCACGGGGGTCCGCCGAGAGTCCCTGGAGATCTTCACCAAGGTCTACTGGCCGACCGGACCGGGCCCCAACGACCGGGGGCTGTCGCGCAAGCACATCACCGAGTCGATACACGGCTCGCTGCGCCGTCTGCAGACCGACTACGTCGATCTCTACCAGGCACACCGCTTCGACAACGAGACTCCGCTCGAGGAGACCCTCAAGACGTTCGACGACCTCGTACGCCAGGGCAAGGTCCTCTACGTCGGCGTCAGCGAGTGGACCGCCGACCAGATCGGCCGGGCACTGAAGATCGCCGATGAGATGGGCTTCGACCGCCTGGTCTCCAACCAGCCCCAGTACTCCATGCTGTGGCGGGTCATCGAGGCCGAGGTCGTGCCGCTGAGCGAGAAGGAGGGCCTCGGCCAGGTCGTCTTCTCTCCCATCGCCCAGGGCGTGCTCACCGGTAAGTACCGGCCGGGGCAGCCGCCCCCCGCC
This region of Streptosporangium sp. NBC_01495 genomic DNA includes:
- a CDS encoding aldo/keto reductase family protein: MEFRHLGRSGLMVSEISYGNWITHGSQVEEDAAKQCVRAALDEGITTFDTADVYAGTKAEEVLGRALTGVRRESLEIFTKVYWPTGPGPNDRGLSRKHITESIHGSLRRLQTDYVDLYQAHRFDNETPLEETLKTFDDLVRQGKVLYVGVSEWTADQIGRALKIADEMGFDRLVSNQPQYSMLWRVIEAEVVPLSEKEGLGQVVFSPIAQGVLTGKYRPGQPPPAGSRATDPAGGNFIARMLNDDVLTRVQQLEPIAADLGLTMAQLAVAWVLQNPNVASAIVGASRPEQVRDNVKASGVKLESEVLKKIDDVLGPIVERDPSKTVSPERRP